The following are encoded in a window of Halorarum salinum genomic DNA:
- a CDS encoding DUF7569 family protein, translating into MADPCDACGDGIADALARTVRLSVDRSTVDEQRLCPGCFADWIERYETEMTTEAPVSVDEDGDIIVD; encoded by the coding sequence ATGGCCGACCCCTGCGACGCCTGTGGAGACGGGATCGCCGACGCGCTCGCGCGGACCGTCAGGCTCTCGGTCGACCGGTCGACCGTCGACGAGCAGCGGCTCTGCCCGGGCTGTTTCGCCGACTGGATCGAGCGCTACGAGACCGAGATGACCACCGAGGCGCCGGTCTCGGTCGACGAGGACGGTGACATCATCGTCGACTAG
- a CDS encoding DUF7529 family protein: MAGSHPLTGVQDLWEDVIEDMEATAAEYREAGWEALELHPGDVTALPTASAATESDRLGLDVLLPGDEFRELEELMEGTSFDEYDAYRAEEGGVVFLVVAMKAPEAGLVVVLPLYYAVREAEEMLDRVAARGEMRTFLRPLDDSRRVVFSQDEPDNLLPAGYGKEKAE, from the coding sequence ATGGCCGGCAGTCACCCGCTCACTGGCGTGCAGGACCTCTGGGAGGACGTCATCGAGGACATGGAGGCGACCGCCGCCGAGTACCGCGAGGCCGGCTGGGAGGCGCTCGAACTCCACCCCGGCGACGTGACGGCGCTCCCGACGGCGTCGGCCGCAACGGAGTCGGACCGGCTCGGGCTGGACGTGCTCCTCCCGGGCGACGAGTTCCGCGAGCTGGAGGAGCTGATGGAGGGCACCTCGTTCGACGAGTACGACGCCTACCGCGCGGAGGAGGGCGGCGTCGTCTTCCTGGTCGTGGCGATGAAGGCGCCCGAGGCGGGGCTCGTCGTCGTCCTCCCCCTCTACTACGCCGTCCGCGAGGCCGAGGAGATGCTCGACCGGGTCGCCGCTCGCGGGGAGATGCGGACCTTCCTGCGGCCGCTCGACGACTCCCGACGCGTCGTCTTCTCCCAGGACGAACCGGACAACCTGCTGCCCGCCGGCTACGGTAAGGAGAAAGCGGAGTAG
- a CDS encoding S9 family peptidase, protein MDRIQASDYHEIAKPSDPRVAPDGDRVAFVRTVPDGDDEYESTVYVAPTDGGEEPRRLTLAEGTDAEPRFSPSGDRLAFTSTRGKDDDTQQLWVLPLDGGEAEQVTDVVGGVSAIEWSPDGDRIAFVQSVTAEDREEGRDLAVPDEYEPEEPDPRVIDRTVFRSGEQYFDGKRSHVYVLDLDAADDGAGDANDALERLTDGDVDHAAPTWGDETTLYYAAKDLGEDPDDNYRFSVHAHDTGADEAERVHETTGFGMALAASGDRVACLHTEPDRASIRPTDLHVYDRGSDGVVNVTADIDRGLGYEADPQWGSDGETVYFSTPDEGATALWAAPGDGSEPPERRYRGGSVNGAHVGEDVVAITKSEWDRPGDVFTLALGRGEGGLTAEADGSEERRLTNLNAEYLERVSVGEPEAIEFESEQGPVEGWVLTPPDFSEDERYPMIAEVHGGPHAMWTTSGTMWHEFQTLAARGYVVFWSNPRGSTGFGEEYMNAIERDWGNVTLTDVMAGVEEVAGRDYVDEGNVFLTGGSFGGYMTSWTVGRTDYFRAAVSQRGVYDFTGFYGSTDGAYKLLEGDYDATPWEEPEFLWEQSPVAHAHEVTTPTLVVHSDRDFRTPAGTADLFHRILRKQGTETRLVRYPREGHELSRSGEPAHIVDRIERIARWFDGYSEHHDAEKAIDRPENDGLRAGEGDADE, encoded by the coding sequence ATGGACCGAATCCAGGCGAGCGATTACCACGAGATCGCCAAGCCGAGCGACCCCCGGGTCGCGCCGGACGGCGACCGGGTGGCCTTCGTGCGGACCGTCCCCGACGGGGACGACGAGTACGAGTCGACGGTGTACGTCGCGCCGACCGACGGGGGCGAGGAGCCGCGACGGCTCACCCTCGCGGAGGGGACCGACGCGGAACCGCGGTTCTCGCCCTCGGGGGACCGCCTCGCGTTCACCTCGACGCGGGGGAAGGACGACGACACCCAGCAGCTCTGGGTGCTCCCGCTCGACGGCGGCGAGGCCGAGCAGGTGACCGACGTGGTCGGAGGCGTCTCGGCCATCGAGTGGAGCCCCGACGGCGACCGAATCGCGTTCGTCCAGTCGGTCACCGCCGAGGATCGCGAGGAGGGACGGGACCTCGCCGTGCCGGACGAGTACGAACCCGAGGAACCGGACCCGCGGGTCATCGACCGGACGGTGTTCCGTTCGGGAGAGCAGTACTTCGACGGGAAGCGCTCGCACGTGTACGTGCTCGATCTGGACGCGGCAGACGACGGCGCGGGTGACGCGAACGACGCGCTCGAACGGCTCACCGACGGAGACGTCGACCACGCCGCTCCGACGTGGGGCGACGAGACGACGCTGTACTACGCCGCAAAGGACCTCGGCGAGGACCCCGACGACAACTACCGGTTCAGCGTCCACGCCCACGACACGGGCGCCGACGAGGCCGAGCGCGTCCACGAGACCACGGGCTTCGGGATGGCGCTCGCAGCCAGCGGCGACCGGGTCGCCTGCCTCCACACCGAACCCGACCGGGCGTCCATCAGGCCGACCGACCTGCACGTGTACGACCGCGGGAGCGACGGGGTGGTGAACGTCACCGCCGACATCGACCGGGGTCTCGGGTACGAGGCCGACCCGCAGTGGGGGTCCGACGGCGAGACGGTCTACTTCTCGACGCCCGACGAGGGTGCGACGGCGCTGTGGGCGGCGCCAGGCGACGGCAGCGAACCGCCCGAGCGACGGTACCGGGGCGGCTCGGTCAACGGCGCCCACGTCGGCGAGGACGTCGTCGCGATCACGAAGTCCGAATGGGATCGCCCCGGCGACGTGTTCACACTCGCCCTCGGGCGAGGCGAGGGCGGTCTAACCGCCGAAGCCGACGGAAGCGAGGAACGCCGCCTCACGAACCTGAACGCGGAGTATCTGGAGCGCGTCAGCGTCGGCGAACCCGAGGCGATCGAGTTCGAGTCAGAGCAGGGGCCGGTCGAGGGATGGGTGCTCACGCCGCCCGACTTCAGCGAGGACGAGCGCTACCCGATGATCGCCGAGGTCCACGGCGGCCCCCACGCGATGTGGACCACGTCGGGGACGATGTGGCACGAGTTCCAGACGCTCGCCGCGCGCGGCTACGTCGTCTTCTGGTCGAACCCGCGCGGCTCGACCGGGTTCGGCGAGGAGTACATGAACGCCATCGAACGCGACTGGGGGAACGTCACGCTCACCGACGTGATGGCCGGCGTGGAGGAGGTCGCCGGGCGTGACTACGTCGACGAGGGGAACGTCTTCCTCACCGGCGGCTCATTCGGCGGCTACATGACCTCGTGGACGGTCGGACGGACCGACTACTTCCGCGCGGCCGTCTCCCAGCGTGGCGTCTACGACTTCACCGGCTTCTACGGCTCGACGGACGGCGCCTACAAGCTCCTCGAGGGCGACTACGACGCGACGCCGTGGGAGGAACCGGAGTTCCTCTGGGAGCAGTCGCCGGTCGCCCACGCACACGAGGTGACGACGCCGACGCTCGTCGTGCACTCCGACCGTGACTTCCGGACCCCCGCGGGTACGGCCGACCTGTTCCACCGCATCCTCCGCAAACAGGGGACGGAGACGCGGCTGGTCAGGTATCCGCGGGAGGGCCACGAGCTCTCGCGCTCGGGCGAACCGGCCCACATCGTCGACCGCATCGAGCGCATCGCACGCTGGTTCGACGGCTACAGCGAGCATCACGACGCCGAGAAGGCGATCGACAGGCCCGAGAACGACGGGCTGAGGGCCGGCGAAGGCGACGCGGACGAGTAG